In Quercus robur chromosome 11, dhQueRobu3.1, whole genome shotgun sequence, the sequence AAATTGCTGAGAACAGAAACTTAAATATCAGCACAATGTTCAATATTATACTGATTTGATCCCAACAACATCTTTAAGATTAGTCACATATAATTGTTTTCAATTCCGTTCATTTACAGTTAAGACCCAAAATTGTAACCaatctttttgtaattttcataatCTATAAAAATGTCTAAGTCTAGCGAGGGAATGGACGATGGTTTATATCTGGGtcgtaaggtttttttttttttttttttcctccttctctatctctatatcgcaggtttttttttttcctcctgtATTGCAAGCTTTTGCTATGTATTTCAAGCAGTAACATTGTGAAATAgtataatttattgttttttaatataatcCTTTGCATCATAGAACTATGTTAACCACAATATCAAATTACAATAGTTACAATACAACCTAAGAGATGAATGCAATAGAAAGTAAAGTACACCAAATCAAGATTAAAGCATAATTTTAACAGTTATAGCAGAAATATTAGCTACAAATTAAGAAGGTAATCATGAATATATATGTACATCTCAAAGTGGCTAGGATCAAAACATGTGCATATCTCTAATTTAAGCTTCTATTAAGGTTATCTCAATTGGTAACACtatggaaaaaaatatatagtgttTTCCAAACTTAAGACTGTCACCATTCATCTcttaagaaaaaggaaaagaaatgcaTGATTGTGtgtctttttctctattttgaaaACATCATTGGCAAATACCCAAAACCAATTAACCCAAATACTCTAAACAAAAGCAAACCAAATGTGACACAAATATCCTAAACAAAGAAGTGATAAATCTACAATAGCACATGAgaataaaaatatcattgaaAACACAAAACATGGCAGGTTTATTTGAAGTAAACAACAAGAAATCTAAATGTCTAATAAAACCAAATTGAAGTTTAATAATACTAAAATAATTCTATTTCCTACTTCGTATATAAGTACTCAATAAGGGATGGTAAAAATAGGGGAATAGTGTAAAGAGAGACTAcagaaaaaagtcaaaaatagtCATTAAAAGGAAGTTGATAACAATTTCTAATTTCGACGGCAAGAATCAAGATTAATTACACAAAGGTTCCTCAAATTTATTAGGCTTTACTCCAAAATTACATAAAGTGATATATAAGATTATACGCACACCCAAGTTATGGAATTCATGAAACTTTCCACCGATTATTATGTAATCAtctattcataaaataaataaataaaagtatatcATCTATAAGTATTcaagacatacacaataaaaacaaatgaataaacaaaataagcaaaGCTAACAACAACAATAGAAAACTAAGTACTtctgtcaaaaaagaaaaagacaaaaagaagaaaaaaacttccctatttttttatttttttataaacttccTTCTTTTAGGAGATTGTAAAATCCCTCTTAATCTGTGTTTATGCATGAAATATATTCAAATGAAACATAATGTGGAAAATACAAAACACCTCTTCACCGTTATAGGATTCTTACTGTAACTCCCCAATTTATATTGCAAAGAGGACAATTCATTCCAAGAATACAAagtcaaacaaaaaatatatcatgaGGTAaggggagagaaaaaagagatcCCTTAAAGCCAATCCTTATTTTGTACTTGCActgattaaaactaaaaattggtCTCTCAAGATCAAATGTCCAAGCCTATGTAAGTGCAAAGGAAGTGGCTATGGTAGGCCTATCCAAGTCTTCcattattgaattttctcaaTACCAATCATTAAAAGATAAGAGCTGGTACCAATAGAAATCTGCATTGCCTTGCTCTTTCCTTGAGCTGTGTACATTTGGTTTTCAATTTCTTGATGCTTCCTACCATTGTCCTTTTCCATCAACTCCTATTTCATTAGGATCTTGATAATATTTGCACTTTTCTCAGTTTCATCAatattcattttcttatttgtctcTACCTCTTTTTCAATTGCTCTCTGGCTCCAAGTAGCAATTAAGacctagcaaaataaaaaataaaatattcataaaaaatagcattagcataaaacataaaatgatGCATTGAGTTGCACTATAAAACTCAAAGGATTATTATATCATAAATTATCCAATTTGTTGGTCCCTAATTGGGTGCAAGTGCAAACACATGCATATCAAGAATTGGGTATAAGGTTGTAACGTTGAATGCTCATAAGAAACCAATACTAAATTGGATCAAAACGTAGTTCTAATGTTATCCATTTAAAAATAgttaatttgttaataaactGCATATGGACTGTGACCATTGTTCTAAGAAAATAACTTTGAAATAGATGGACTGTGGATAAGATTTTTGAAGACTTTTCTTAAAGACACCATCTCTAGGTAAAtggtaaaatttatatatatttgaccaATAACATCCCAAAACAATAAAGGAAGATATCCTTCTACTTCACTCTTGTAGACAACATCCATCCCATATAGCATCTTGCCAAAGACAACATGGTATTCCATCCAACCtttaaaaggaaacaaaaagcaAGCATGtacgaaagaaaaaaaaagaaaaaaaagaaagagtcctAGTTATGAACGCAACTAGTAAATGTCACCATATTATAGTTTACACTTGCTGTCAAGGTGCACATATGTTGGAAATTTAGAATATGGACACTTAAAGTCATGTAATGAGTCTACCCACACCTAAATATGAAGAAACATCTTGATGTACCTTAACTGAGTACCACACTACTTATTTAATACGAAAAACAACTTAAACATGAGGTTATATGCAATAGCAACATGAATTTATATGCAAAATTCAGTGAAATTAAGATGAGtgcacaaattttcaaaaataattcaacaaaaaaaattattcaacaacaTGAGTgataaaaactaacaaaaaaaatagatactAAGATACCCAAACTTGCAATAAatatttaggtatttgggtttCATCACACATTCAAGCATTTattcaaatacaaaaacaatatatatatatatatatatatatatatttattgttttttaggATAGGGAAACGAAATAgtgccttttaaaaaaataaaaccccttAATTGTCAGTCTTccaaggagagagaaagagattggCATTAAGAAAATAGACATATTTGCATATTCCTCTCTCTTGAAATCATACTAACCTGCCCCGCTTAAAAAAACAGGGGATATATTGTATGAGTTTTTCTTTAGAAGAAATTGATTCGAGTAGCAATTGAATATAAACACAGCATACAcaataagagaagaagaagtttgTTTGGCAAAGACGTTGCTCTATTTTGACTTTGGAGTTATGATGGTTATGAAAAAGGGTAAGAAAGTGATATCTTTTGCTATCTCCAAGAGATCTAGTACCTGTTAACATTTGAATTGTGGGTTGAAGATATTTCATGGGTGCCTAAAAAAATgccaataaataataaaatagtaacatTTGCGCAATAAAAAACTATGATATCTAAAAtttagaactaaaaaaaaagcacaaaaattttttcaaaaaaaaaataaaataaagaaagagatatagagagaaagagactaATCTGTCTTCTTTGTTAACTTCAAAGTTCAACCAAAGCCTCTCCCTATTGCCTATACCTTCTTTGTGTACAATATTTTTTCTTGCTCTTCTCTCTTACTGCCTTGTGACATCACTTGAACAGTGAAAAGGAAATCTAATATAAACTAATCAAATCTAACCCAAAAGCCTAAACATattgaaaaatatgtttatttgaGGAAGAAAATAGGTAGTTTTAATGGCAGTTAGCTTTGGATGAGTGGGTTTAATGTTTGTGTGAGATTTAGCATCTGGCTTTAATTGTTTTAGACGTGTTTGTTTCATACGGTATAACCTTTCACTTTTTAACTTAAACATTGTATAGTTTTAAATGGGCTTTTTTTCTATATGTCAGAATAGCTATATTGATATAGCATGTCAATTAATAAATCAACCAAATAATTAAACATACTAAGgacacataaacaaaaaaacaaaactctcaCTAAAGTGTTTGACTTCCTTAGACAATGTAGCTCAAGTCATAGCAAACCCTGAAATGTAAttgatggggaaaaaaaattaaacctcaATCCTAAAGCCTACTTGAtgtattttaaaacaaaataaaatttgatgtaTTTTTAATAGAATACAGCATTGGTTCATTAAAAGACGCATATTAAGCTATTATTATTTCTGCACATGCATAAACCCGAAAACTTCATAGCATATCCCATTTTAGAGAAggaaaacacaacaatacacacAACATTTTCCATGATTAACATATCATAATGCTTAACGATATGGCATGAAGGGAGTTCTAAATAAGAGAACTTAAATAAAAGAATCCACCCATACATAAAGGCATGGAATATTCATTGATAATTTTCTGGTGGAATGTTCATTGTCAATTTCTACTTTGCTATTCATTTcgaaattttatactaaaattcaatttagtttcACGGTGCTTGCTCTTAGATTCATAATTAATTCAATCTGATATTAATGGCCATTTATAAATGACAatagaacttaaaaaaaattaactatatTAAAATCATCTACCACTAAAAACTATTGTATACCtatttttttgtcatatatCCACCAATTTCAAAACTGGGCAAAGTTGTACATTAAGGAATCAATCCATGAGAATGTGCACGTATTTAGACTTTTTGAGGAGAAGCACTAATATTAAAAACTACATTCACTACTTCTAAGAGGCgtctaaaatattaattaatctTCATGTTGATCATAGCAATATaccattaaataaatatattgaagaaaattcaaataaaatatatgcaaaGAAACATCTAGTAGAAGTTATATAAACAAATTGATTAGAATAGAATAAATCATATAAGAAATGTCTAAAACAATACATACCTGTTTAGGTTCAGATTGTTGTAAAGAAAGAAGTAGCATCCAGCAAAGAAGACATGGTTGGCAGCATAGTATGCAGATTGTAAAATCAATCACCTAATAGCCCAGAACCATTTTAATCctaatatttaaaacaaaaacaaatagaaaaaaaaaaatccaaacccaaatacctaaatgaaaaaaaataaattctaacccaaatacctaaaaATCAAACCAATCCAACCAAATATCCAAACATAAAGtatgtagggtcacaatttggggCCCAAACCCAAAATGGATGGAGTTttggtccaatgagcccaatacaatgaatttgtagagaatgggtcaaagaactaggtcctaGTAAATTGGACAATGGCTAGTATTGGACTAAATGacaatcaagcacaaataagaGATGTTGATATCAATGGACTTTTAGTCCAAGGAGGCCACAATTATTGTATATTGATCACAATTGGATACTAAGATAGTTTAGATTACTACaatgttctctctctatttttctgatcCCTATCTCATGGGGatctttcacattatatagccttCTTTCagccatcttgatcctacacttgttgatcatctgaatTCTCACTTaagtacccgtcccatcagacaccccccTTTAGCCTTTTGTGAGTTGTGCTAGCCAAGAcaacactgttcagaggtcctcttcacataaatgtggccagaaaagtagctgtaatgcatttaatgcggtagtagcagcttttccttagatattttgtatttCCTTCTTCCCTGTATGTTTATATGACACAGTCCCATCACTAGGACCTTTCGGAGGGGCCCTCTAATTTCTAGAGTTACGCATTTGAGCTACATCGATCGCATCCAAGGAGGTATTCCTCCTTGGATCATCTTTCATGCATTTCCTGTTTATGGGACTTTAACTGTGAGTCCCTTTTACAACCATTTGCCTCTCATCGGACTTGTCAATTGTCCCGGGTGAAGCCCAAAGCCCACTACATGATTTTGAGCCTTTGTCTCTACAAAgtatatttaaaattcaattaaaaaaaaaaattaccggTGATGGTTCCAATAAAGTAGAAACTATACTTGGTAGTGCTGCTTCTACTCAGACTTGGATTGCTTCCAAGGATTTCCCTTTCCACCTACAAAccttgaaaaagaaaagcttaGAAAGAACCCACCTCATCTCTGTAGAGAAAGGAATTGACATTGACAGATATAAATCCAAAATACTTGAAATCAAAAAATACGAATAAccagaaaatattaaataagaaTAGTCACAGTTGAAAAGCATTCATCATTGAACCCGggtaaattaaacaaaaacaccCTCATAATTCACCACTATTTACATTAATACCACTCAAAGCACAAACGGTTATTGTAAAGTCAAATTCAAAACTCGAAAACTCACCGTATTGGGAGACTTGAAAGATGATGACCCATCAACGACATCATCGGAGGCACCCAAAGAAAGCGGCATCTGTATCAGACCAGACTCTTCAACTTCGGCGTTGGCACTGCGAGACATGAAGAGTTGCTGCTGGAGCATGATGGCAGTGGCAACAGTTGCGGCGGAAGAATTAGTAGCGCTGGAAATCTGGTGGTTACGGAGCTTGGAAGCAAGGGTGGAAGAGTCATGGTCGAACTGGTAAGGAACATTGTTGTTAGGGTTAGACGGTGGCATTTCATCGGAGAGGTCTCTAGGCTTGAGGTCCCACGGGGTTTTAGGGTTGAGGTCAGGCCAAGAACATGAAGGCTCCAAGAAGTCATCGTGGGTGTTGTTGGGGTCGAAGTGTGAGTTCTGGAGGTGTTGAATCTAAGAGTTTTGGATCTGTGGGGAGCTGTATTTCTAATTTGCGTTTGATTATTGTAGAAGGGGAGGTGAACCAGGTGTGTCTGATATCAACAGGttttatttagccaaaaaaaaaaaaaaaaaatagcacaacATTTAATGTAAAACACATATTTCTAGAAGGGAAGGTGAACCTAGCATTTTATTCAGGAAAAAAGGAGTGGAGGACAACATTTCTTAAGAGATGGggcaaaattggactccaatttcaGATTTGAATTGAACACTTAGAAGGATAAatctagacacatggcacaaaattagaactctaattagGAATTCTAATTTAAGTAGAATTTAAGTTTTtctctgcttcacctattattatatatatagattattacaCCTATTGGTAATTTGATATATATCATACTAACTCATTTGTATAATAATGATACTAACTTATTGAActatgtaataaattaatttttatttgtgtaggtttaaaatttaaatacaaaaacttaattagtaattttgtatctcaaaaagcaaaaaaaaaaaaaaaaaaaagtaataaacattatttaattaatatttaaatatataaaaaaagaccTAATTTAAAAATCTCAAAGTTGTTGAACAGGTACATAGGTATTAACTACTAAGGGTTtgt encodes:
- the LOC126706637 gene encoding uncharacterized protein LOC126706637 isoform X2; this translates as MPPSNPNNNVPYQFDHDSSTLASKLRNHQISSATNSSAATVATAIMLQQQLFMSRSANAEVEESGLIQMPLSLGASDDVVDGSSSFKSPNTVLIATWSQRAIEKEVETNKKMNIDETEKSANIIKILMK
- the LOC126706637 gene encoding uncharacterized protein LOC126706637 isoform X1, which codes for MPPSNPNNNVPYQFDHDSSTLASKLRNHQISSATNSSAATVATAIMLQQQLFMSRSANAEVEESGLIQMPLSLGASDDVVDGSSSFKSPNTVEREILGSNPSLSRSSTTKYSFYFIGTITGLNCYLEPESN
- the LOC126706637 gene encoding uncharacterized protein LOC126706637 isoform X3, with protein sequence MPPSNPNNNVPYQFDHDSSTLASKLRNHQISSATNSSAATVATAIMLQQQLFMSRSANAEVEESGLIQMPLSLGASDDVVDGSSSFKSPNTVEREILGSNPSLSRSSTTKS